CGCTGCAGCCTGCGGGATGTCCaagtcggccattttgaaaatatccaagtcggccattttgaaaatgtccaagTCGGCCATATTGATTACGTCACATGACGTACTCATCTCCGGGGGGGGTTTCACCGTTGCGTCGCAAGCACATCACCGAGGGGAATAAAATGCAGACTTTGATTACAACTTTGAGAACAactatttattaaacattaaacaaactAAACTTGATCTATAGACAGTGAATTAACTGAAGTTTagattattttatacttttgtataatatttacaattttgATAGAATCTAAGATTGAGAGATGATAATGGACTTACCCTATTCATCGCCGAGAAATCCCTCTCACAATTCACACTGGAGACTGGTATTGTTAGGGCGATTGCAGAGAGGAGGGACAGGTTTGGGTAGAGTAGATGGAGCTCATCATACCCAGATGCCATTGCCGTCATGATCTCCAGCTGGGACTTGTCCTGATGGATGAGAACATTGGTCAATGACAGATGCATGAACTCACATAAACAACTTAAGTTGTGTTAATGACTATCACTCACTTTCAGTATTCCGGTTGTTATTAGGACTTTGTAGCTCTGCCACTCTTGGAGAAGTGCCATCTCACTGATGGGAGGGAACTGCTTGGCCAGCAGTTGTAGATCTGAGATGGCACGACTCTCATCAGCTTGTGGTCCTTGTGGTCCCAGGGAACTAAAGGCACCAAGAATCCCAAGCTGCTGGAACCTCAGCTCCAGGTGCTCAATGAGTCCGTCAATGTAAGGCTCCATGACCTATTAACATTAGATGTAAGAGAAAATTCAAATTTAGGCCCTAATATTTCAGGCTcgttattattgtttattcatTCTTAAGCTTGCTTACTTGTGTCTGAAAACGTGCCCATAAGGTGTCGGTGGGAAGAGCTGTCCCACGCCTCACCCTGTCTTCTTCGGCACTGATGTTCAGATTGGCCACCTTCTCTTCAACCTGAGCTAGAAAGGAGCCCTCGGGTTGCCGTTCACCTGCTGCTTTAATTATTCTCAATGTCTCAATGGTAACAGGAACCTATTATAGACATgcaaattaaacattattttacatttgcaaaGGAAAACTGACATGCATTAAATAAAGATCAATGTGACATCACAACTTACATGGTTCTTGATTGCCATGAAATTGATATCTTCCTTCTGGAACAATTTTGAAAGCTGCGCCAGGTAGGGCAGGATGTCCGATTGCAGGTGGACAGCTGCAACGAATCTGTAAGTTGCACAGTAGGTGTACAACCCCCGTGCCACAGGGTCCTTTTTTAATTCTGCCTCCTCAGCTAGTGTAGCAAGCACTGCAGGTAGATTTCTTTGAAGATTTGAAATGGCCTTCTCTTGTGATAGCCACCTAGTGTCCTTAACCTCCTGGGGTGGGGGATAGAGcaattaatttaattcaatattatttATCTAAGGAATTTGATGCACTTCACTTCAAACACTTCATGTTTTCACTTACTGTGACTTTCAGGTCTTCTACTCCAAGCACACTTGCAGCTGCTTTTAGAGCGCTGGTGCGGTTTGCACTATTCCTAAAATAAAGGTGCAGGTCTTGTAGGTGCTTTCTGAATATTTTCATATATGGCACTCCCATCTGCTGCATCTTTACATGCTAGTGCAAGGCGATGAGCAGCACAGTGCACTGACACTAATCCTGGCCAGGAGTCAGTCAGCAATTTTGCTGTGCCGTTCCTTCttcctaaaataaaagtaaaacaaaaaggttttagATCAAGGCAACCTATTCGTTTCGACATTAACTTAACCGTCCTTTTTCCTATACTTTACCGGTCATCACTGCGGCTCCATCTGTGCCAAGGCCAAAGATGCGGTCCTGAGGTATTTCTTTTCTTATGATGACCTCCTTCACAGCTTCAGCTATAGTTATAGCTGTGCCATCTGGAATAGATACAAGATCCAGGAATTGACAGAACATCCGTCCTTCCTTGTCTGTGTACCTGgagtatttacaaaaacaattagCCTTACTTGGTTTTGTTACACATTCAGGAAGACCTCATCAtgacccatttaaaaaaaaataagaagaagacCACTACTGTACCTGACATGGAGATCTAACTGTTTTGTCACAGAGATGTCTGTGGACTCATCAATTTCCAGGCCAATAGCCTTTGATGATTTAATGGCCTCTAAAATGGGCTCCTCAACCACTTCACCCAGAATCTGTAGCATTTCATCCACAATCCTGTGGGACCTGTAGTTTGTCCTCTGATCAATCTAGGAAAATAATATATCCTTAAATTATAGTTAATACTAGAAACCCATGacagcaaatgtacactgtaatgaaatatttttttaccttcAGTTTGGCAAAAATATTCGCAGCCTAGGAGGTCTGCCAGATCCAGCAATGCCGGGTAATTTGTATGGTGCGCAATTTCATGTTTTACCAGCCAGTATAGACATTTAAAGCCACCAATTATGGCCTCATGCTCCAAATTCAAAATGGGCTGAAATGCCTCATTGATGGGCAGACCTAATACACAAACATTCAGCTGTCACtgttaattcaaatgtaataaacataatttaatcaccattttaaaaaaaaagttattattattattcctgaACCACTCAGAAATACTAACTTCGGCTTGATTGGGCTGTAATGcccacacactgtaaaaaaaaaaacggttgaCAGAACACAGATTTTCTAGGCAACGTGATGCATTTGgttttttgagttttcttaacttaaattCACTGTGGTTGAgtgtacaaacatttttaagttCTGCCAACTCAAGTTTTTGGAGTGTTGCATAGAAATTTTGAGTTCTACAAACAAAGGCTTTTGAGTTTCACATGTTAATAttgagttctaccaacacagttttttgagtttcacctttatgctctgagttctaccaacacagttttttgagtttcacctttaagctctgagttctaccaacacagttttttgagtttcacctttaagctccgagttctaccaactcagttttttgagtttcacctttaagctctgagttctaccaacacagttttaTGAGTTTTACATATAGATTCCAGgagttctaccaactcagtttttttaGTTCTACCAATCCCCCTCACCACTCCCCATCAttcaacacacaacaaattaattgaatacaatttgtttttatttttccaacatcaatgggctactggtgtgtgtgtgtgtgtgtgtgtgtgtgtgtgtgtgtgtgtgtgtgtgtgtgtgtgtgtgtgtgtgtgtgtgtgtgtgtgtgtgtgtgtgtgtgaaagagctgGTGTAGGCTTGTTCATGGAGGAGTGATGACAGAGCTGGGCGTGCGTGCGttcgtgtgtatgtgtgtgtgagtgtaaatcATACACAGGCTTCACAGCAAAAGCTTCTCTTTCAAGGATCGCGTGCGCTGCGAGCATCTTGAACCAAGCTCGGAAAAGATAGTCTGGATGGCCTCAAAGGTGTACCTCATCTTCTCTGGATAGCTTATGTCCATTGCATACATTAGGCCAAACAGGTAGGCGAAGGCAGCAGCGAGGTCAGGTAGGTCGTGTTTTATAACTGCCCCTTCCAAGATGACATTGATTTCAGTCACTGGTGGGGATTCGGTGCCATCATCATCGTCATAGACAGTCAGTATGGCAACTGCCACTCCTCCAACCACCTCTTCCTCAGGGTCTGTGTTCTGTgggaaaaaacagacacagcaaaTGTTTTAGTGATACCAACACCCCATTACAATTGCGGTCAACACATAAGCTAATTTAGTTGTTTACAGTCACATTTAGGACAAGACTACCAGTCAATATGTATCCAGCTTCTGGGGAGATATGAAAGAGGCACTGCAAATCTATTAATCACACCGAAATGCTCTGGACTGACTTACCATGCACTTCAGAAAGAACTCTGATGCATCCTCTCTAACAAAAATGGGAAGGCCTCTCAATGCTGTCGTCCTTCTATGGCGCGCAATGTCTGCCGTCTGTGAACACGTGCATACAACcatggacagacacacacacagacagacacacactgtaatgcagcaagataacTCTCAAATTAAGAATCTCTGTTTATAAACATCGAATGTCATgtgattttgattatttaaggttatttttcttttttacatacagtttaGTTTGAGGAACATTACCCACCTCTTCATCAAGTGAATTCAGTAACTTTTCCAAATCTTGACCAAAAGCTGTCTTCCTGGCTCGGTAAAGTTTTATCAGGCGGGACGTATACTTGTCAAGAGATGCATTCCAAGTTTCATGGAGGTTTTTGCTGGTGACTCTATAAAATTCTTTAGATATctggacacaaaaaaaaaacagtttataattataatatccATACCAGGACTTAATGTGGTATAGTCATGCCAGTCTAAAGCTGCCAATGCATTACAAGACTTTCATCtcatcatttgaatgaaaagactacattttcaaatgatagTGTATCAGAAGATTAACCATATAGCCTAGTACACAGGAATGAGTGTTTCagtacacaaatacacatgggaaaaccatacacacaaaacataaaggaaaacattacCTCCTCAGGAAAAAACAGTGCAGGCCATCTTTCTTGCACTGTTGACACCATAAATTATTCAAGTGCAGATTATGTTTAGATATTCATTTTCCATAAATGACTGAACAGTccaattaaaagtaaaccagtaaattcaaaaccacagcagagaaaaaatatatcagtcaatATATAAGTCTATATATTAGTACTGAATGCCCTGTATGTAGGTTACCCCACAACCTAGCCCTTGCCTATCCTCGTGCTACTGCTCCCTCCACAACCAATGTTAGCGCTACTGTCGCTATCACTAGCTACTACTGCTTGATTGTTAAGCAGACATCACATGgttctttctgcaacacacgCGGTCCTTATGCAACATGTGTATGGAGTACATTCaattaagttgaatattttagcaattttaagtttagatatttattttccatgaattactgaacagtcaaattaaaagtaaaccagtaaattcaaaaccacagCAGCATTCATTAATgcgagagaaaaaatatatcagtcaatATATAAGTCTATGGGTGCGTTCGTAAATTGCCACTCCGAGCACACTCTGAAACGTTTTAACcgatatatacagtctatggattTGACAGTATCATGAGACTGGTGAAATACTGTCTTTCTGGGAAGTGTTTCGAACGGTTAAAAAGTTTCAGAATGTGCTCGGAGTGACAATTTACGAATGCCCTGTATGTAGGTTACCCCACAAACTAGCCTCGCGCTACTTCTCCCTCTACTTCAGTTAAGACACAAGGGCACAAACTCTAACTCTCCCTCTACAACCAATGTTAGCGCTACTGTCGCTATCGCTAGCTACTACTGCTTGATTGTTAAGCAGACAgttctttctgcaacacacgCGGTCCTTATACAACATGTGTATAGAGTACATACaattaagttgaatattttagcaatttGCTGCTACTGACTGTGCATAGAACATCACGTTCAAAAATTAGCATTAAGTTAGCAAACTAAAATCAGCTAATAACTTTGCTAATTTGgttgaaatacattaaatatacgACGCTGGTTAGTTCAGCGACCAAATCTATCTTCAATTATTTGCCTTACGCATTCTATTAAGTCATATTTtagagaaataacaataattacctGATATGAATCTCACGTCTGGCAATCCTCTCAACTTCGAGGGAAAATGGTAGAACGGTCGACTCGTGGAGACCTGTGTATGTCCatggagacaggaaggaaaccCCGTAGTAGGCGTGTCCATGAACATACAGTTGAGGAAACTTAATTTTTTGTGTTAGAATCTTTCTAATCTTGTTAGAAAGTTGAGGGAAacaaaaaatcttgttttggtGAATCAAATTTGCTTGTTGACCAAATTCTGAGAATATTGAGTTGGgcaaacattaatttatttgttagatgacaaaattgtatttctgaatTAGCTTACAATAAAATTGTGTGTAAGTACAACAactgtaatttcctttttttacagtgCACATGAAATATGATTCGTTGAGCCCAAGTGCTGGTCCAAGGCATCGCGCCTGTAGTTGGTACAAGGTAGCTCTATGAAAGGCCTTTGAGAGGGGCCACGAGATGCCTTTTGTCGGTGCATCCTGCAGATTCTACAAAACATTCCTAGGAATAATACAATAACTCACTTAATATAGCTTATTCTACACTTttcacatataacataaaataaataatgctctACTCACCGTGTTCTGTGTGGTAAAGCCAACCTGCATATTTAGGATCCATAGCCCACTCCGGGTTCCACCCactgcctctgtgtttgttggGTTGCCGGGGATCCGGCGATGGAGGtgctggtggtggggggggggggagacgaTGCGGAGGGTTAAGTCGGCCGGCTACGTCGCATGAAGAAGCCGGCGATTTTGGGCTGAGTTTTTCGATCCATTTGGCTGTGAACATTGCGAGAGAAAATTACGTGCAAATGTCAAAGGCAGGCTAGGCTATAATAATATAGCCACGTGTAAACGTTAAACACAATTAGccttgataagaaaacattacgCTTATCCAGGTAGCCTACTAGTGAACAGTTGACAGACTATTATTAGACTAGTAtagaattcaataataatcttacCTTGATACGACAGGTTGTCAGCCATCCAAATAGTAGATTCGACAGGTTGTCAGCTATCCAAATAGTAGTCTTTCcgaaaaatgctggttttgaaggATGTTGGTCGAANNNNNNNNNNNNNNNNNNNNNNNNNNNNNNNNNNNNNNNNNNNNNNNNNNNNNNNNNNNNNNNNNNNNNNNNNNNNNNNNNNNNNNNNNNNNNNNNNNNNNNNNNNNNNNNNNNNNNNNNNNNNNNNNNNNNNNNNNNNNNNNNNNNNNNNNNNNNNNNNNNNNNNNNNNNNNNNNNNNNNNNNNNNNNNNNNNNNNNNNNNNNNNNNNNNNNNNNNNNNNNNNNNNNNNNNNNNNNNNNNNNNNNNNNNNNNNNNNNNNNNNNNNNNNNNNNNNNNNNNNNNNNNNNNNNNNNNNNNNNNNNNNNNNNNNNNNNNNNNNNNNNNNNNNNNNNNNNNNNNNNNNNNNNNNNNNNNNNNNNNNNNNNNNNNNNNNNNNNNNNNNNNNNNNNNNNNNNNNNNNNNNNNNNNNNNNNNNNNNNNNNNNNNNNNNNNNNNNNNNNNNNNNNNNNNNNNNNNNNNNNNNNNNNNNNNNNNNNNNNNNNNNNNNNNNNNNNNNNNNGTGTGGCTGTCTTTGCTGTGCGCCGTTCCCTGTTGTGGGCTCCTGGACAGCATGTCAGCCACAACCAGCGTTTTTCCCGGTGCGTATTCAGCCTCAAAGTTGAACCTCATCAGCCGCATGAGGAGTCTTTGGCAGCGTACAGGTGTGTTGTCCAGGTCTCGAGTGTTCATCAGTGGAATGAGGGGTTTGTGATCTGTAATCAATTTGAATGCAGGCAGTCCATAGAGGTATTTCTCAAATCTCTCACATGCCCACACAGATGCAAGGCACTCTTTTTCTATTTGAGCGTACCTTTTTTCAGCATCACTGAGTCGTCTTGAACAGAATGCCACAGGTCTCCAGTCTTCACCATGGAGCTGTAACAGGACCCCACCAACTCATAGCTGCTAGCATCAGCTGAGACTACTGTGCTCCTATTAGCATCATAATAAATCAAGGTAGGTGATGTTGTGAGATGCTCCTTGATTTTGTCAAAGGCCGCCTGCTGCATCGGACCCCAAATCCAGACAGATGTGGATCTTAACAGTTCATACAGTGGTTGACCCACTGTGGCGAGGTCAGGAATATATTCCCCAAGTAGTTTATCCTGCCAAGGGCTCTCCTTAGCTCTTGGATATTTCCAGGCGGTGAGAGCTTATTGATCGCTGACACTTTCTCCGGATCTGGTCGTACCCCATCTTTGCTTATCACTTGGCCCAAGAAATGTAACTCAGTCTTTCTCATcatgcatttctctgtgttcaacTTCAGGCCTGCTGACTCTAGACGCTCCAATACTTTCTGCAGGCGCTCATTGTGTTCACTCATGTCCCTTCCAAAGACAATGATGTCATCCATATAGACTGCAGCTCCCTGCAGCCCTTCGAGAGTCTCTAccattttcctttgaaaaattTCTGGGGCGCTGGTGATCCCAAATGGGAGACGTTTGAAGCAGTACCTTCCATAAGGCGTTATGAAGGTAGTTAGCCTCTGGCTATCCTTGTCCAGAGGGATTTGCCAGAATCCTGAAGCTGCATCTAGAGATGAGAAAACTGTGGACCCACTCAACTGGGCTATCATCTCTTCAGATGTAGGCAGAATGAACCTCTCTCTTTTGACAGCTTTATTTAGTCTCTTTAAGTCGACACAGATGCGTGCCTTTCCATTCTTTTTCGGAACC
The Eleginops maclovinus isolate JMC-PN-2008 ecotype Puerto Natales chromosome 24, JC_Emac_rtc_rv5, whole genome shotgun sequence DNA segment above includes these coding regions:
- the LOC134861183 gene encoding uncharacterized protein LOC134861183, with the translated sequence MQQMGVPYMKIFRKHLQDLHLYFRNSANRTSALKAAASVLGVEDLKVTEVKDTRWLSQEKAISNLQRNLPAVLATLAEEAELKKDPVARGLYTYCATYRFVAAVHLQSDILPYLAQLSKLFQKEDINFMAIKNHVPVTIETLRIIKAAGERQPEGSFLAQVEEKVANLNISAEEDRVRRGTALPTDTLWARFQTQVMEPYIDGLIEHLELRFQQLGILGAFSSLGPQGPQADESRAISDLQLLAKQFPPISEMALLQEWQSYKVLITTGILKDKSQLEIMTAMASGYDELHLLYPNLSLLSAIALTIPVSSVNCERDFSAMNRHCPKHVVAPWYVDFGLNWDQVSSAIRLRVEKEERPLQDQRKAFVVVLVDQMMQHDRNPSRAMCHSVVRNVVRCMRWGPADLPEGETEATLENRKRDLLNIYSGDMMKPSGWLISIEGHVVMGPHPLFLHRVAAFFSSYYVFNLEYPAAGSSTLESIQRMFETERSA